A section of the Kluyveromyces lactis strain NRRL Y-1140 chromosome F complete sequence genome encodes:
- the OCA2 gene encoding Oca2p (similar to uniprot|P53949 Saccharomyces cerevisiae YNL056W Cytoplasmic protein required for replication of Brome mosaic virus in S. cerevisiae which is a model system for studying replication of positive-strand RNA viruses in their natural hosts) → MKYIPPLSFAPVVGTDVDLYRSGYPMPLNYSFIKHQLHLKTVIYVGDKDILPEYKAFLEEESIKFHHIPMKSTKDPEIQKEMETVLKLVLDVNNYPILVHSNKGKHRVGVVVGIIRKLLLGWSMTGIYQEYDLFTGGQKGDIDLEYITMFNTSINVPLDRLPDFVNFKNHPNETHEKLAV, encoded by the coding sequence ATGAAGTACATTCCTCCACTAAGTTTTGCACCGGTCGTGGGTACGGATGTTGACCTATACAGGTCGGGGTATCCGATGCCCTTGAACTATTCGTTCATAAAGCATCAATTGCATTTAAAAACAGTGATATACGTCGGTGACAAAGATATTTTGCCCGAATACAAAGCgtttttggaagaagaatccaTCAAATTCCACCATATACCGATGAAGTCTACGAAAGACCCAGAAATACAAaaggaaatggaaactGTACTTAAACTGGTGTTAGACGTAAATAACTATCCGATTCTTGTGCATTCAAACAAGGGCAAACATCGTGTTGGTGTTGTAGTCGGGATAATTAGGAAATTATTACTCGGGTGGTCCATGACAGGCATATATCAAGAATATGACTTATTCACTGGAGGGCAAAAGGGTGATATTGACCTAGAATATATCACAATGTTCAACACTTCGATTAACGTACCCCTGGACAGATTGCCTGATTTCgtcaatttcaagaatcATCCTAACGAAACCCATGAAAAGCTGGCCGTATGA
- the HIS5 gene encoding histidinol-phosphate transaminase (similar to uniprot|P07172 Saccharomyces cerevisiae YIL116W HIS5 Histidinol-phosphate aminotransferase catalyzes the seventh step in histidine biosynthesis responsive to general control of amino acid biosynthesis mutations cause histidine auxotrophy and sensitivity to Cu Co and Ni salts) → MTFDIAKVVRPKILNLEPYRCARDDFQEGILLDANENPYGPTIQEYNVDSLLHRYPDPHQLEFKKLLSDYRNKTSIFKDQNLKPLDADNLCLGVGSDESIDALIRACCVPAKEKILIAPATYGMYTICSQVNDVEYVTVPLLLSEEDKFQIDEEKILETLQNDPSIKLVFITSPGNPTGTFIDVNRIEKILSQWQTGLVVVDEAYIDFVEGSDKGSLAPLATKYENIAVLQTLSKSFGLAGIRLGVTYTSKAMSRVLNSMKAPYNISCSTAEVALKAVQPKNLKLMEENAATVKKEKLRVLKELTSSPYVSQLGGLDANFILLNINNGDNALTKKLYERLAVESAVITRYRGNEPGCAGGLRITIGTKQENDVLIKEFRKHLALIMA, encoded by the coding sequence ATGACTTTTGATATAGCTAAAGTTGTGAGGCCAAAGATTCTGAACTTGGAGCCATATCGCTGCGCTCGTGATGATTTCCAAGAAGGTATCTTGTTAGATGCCAATGAGAACCCATACGGACCTACCATTCAGGAATACAATGTTGACTCTCTGTTGCATCGTTACCCAGATCCGCATCAATTGGAGTTTAAGAAACTCCTTTCTGATTACCGTAACAAAACCTCTATTTTCAAAGACCAGAACTTGAAGCCTTTGGATGCTGACAACCTATGTCTTGGAGTTGGATCTGATGAAAGCATCGATGCCCTTATTAGAGCGTGCTGTGTGCCagcaaaggaaaaaatcTTAATTGCACCTGCTACGTATGGAATGTATACCATCTGTTCTCAGGTTAACGATGTTGAATACGTTACGGTACCATTATTGTTAtctgaagaagacaaattccaaatcgaTGAGGAAAAGATCTTAGAAACTTTGCAAAACGATCCCTCAATCAAGTTGGTGTTCATTACTTCACCAGGTAATCCAACTGGTACCTTTATCGATGTTAATCgtattgaaaagattctATCACAATGGCAAACGGGTCTTGTTGTTGTAGATGAAGCATACATCGATTTTGTTGAGGGTTCTGATAAGGGGTCCTTGGCACCGCTAGCAACAAAGTACGAAAATATTGCTGTTTTACAAACTCTTTCTAAGTCATTTGGCCTAGCTGGAATCAGACTAGGAGTTACGTATACATCTAAAGCTATGTCAAGAGTCTTGAATTCGATGAAGGCTCCTTATAATATTTCTTGCTCGACTGCAGAAGTTGCTTTGAAAGCAGTACAACCaaaaaacttgaaattgatggaaGAGAATGCTGCCACAGttaaaaaggaaaaattgaGAGTGTTGAAGGAGttgacttcttctccatATGTTTCCCAATTGGGTGGCCTAGACGCTAATTTCATCTTATtaaacatcaacaatggAGACAACGCTTTGACTAAGAAGCTATATGAAAGGCTTGCCGTTGAATCAGCTGTTATAACAAGATATAGAGGTAATGAGCCTGGCTGCGCAGGTGGTTTAAGAATCACCATTGGTACTAAGCAAGAAAATGATGTTCTAATTAAAGAGTTCAGGAAACATCTTGCTTTAATAATGGCTTAA
- the NUP159 gene encoding FG-nucleoporin NUP159 (some similarities with uniprot|P40477 Saccharomyces cerevisiae YIL115C NUP159 Subunit of the nuclear pore complex that is found exclusively on the cytoplasmic side forms a subcomplex with Nup82p and Nsp1p), whose product MTSSVVDALNVETTESLGFKFLFSKQIVPGFNEDLPFSKLANASIHPLKKLLAVASSKTVSVYDLQSVRDESFITLNTKEFTAKVVGVFFVAESLATVLEDGSVWVTELDQFAWEQYWDGNGVNEVICSVIFQGNVLLASNANVVFKISLSQKHSSEQLHSITGCIAIDTLKHQLYVLHKNGSIAVLDEQFNVTSSIEKPSLDEPNEPLSINALSESSLLVSYGEPVDASEEDIMYDLTVYFVNVNTKSFTPSMDIAPPYSTVKRNPSYYSQTLYQLAQQLPHLFVIGSSCASELSIATPNVMYKPDQDAACAILPINPETDNDTQPIGMALDVFSSGTVYEPCSGVEAADNLPILYVLTNLGELFCWALFHHSALQNSSFTLEPTKTQYVQSFEILSHKIESGSSSMEKEKVTLISPQDTKNTITEVRKVPEQSSFFETTNSFAKGFSFTPKNMTDSTNAESEGSQNPLLSSGSSPAFGKPAFGQATFGQVTSSQATPGQSAFGQPAFGLPTFGKPVSSQPTSGQSAFGQPAFGEPAFGKPASSQPTSGQSAVGQPAFGQPAFGEPAFGKPASSQPTSGQSAFGQAAFGPPTFGKPASSQPTSGQPAFGQPAFGQPVSDQSAPSKPAFGKPTFGSTSFGTQSQTNTTSPLSEEAETSSVFGTPSFGSTSFGIQGANVTSPFGTNTKISSESSFGKSLFGTSQFGSDSAVTNPAPNSFATSAKLSSPFSAFATDQKTINPFETQTSDPFGHLNSKKEDTKSFNFTGFGESISEANHSLPSVTQDSLNSKEVSDSTIENDQSEVPSPANDSSISEDQDDIESNIVSSTDESDSLYGEDREIYDNDRSDIHIEASSKPSSTVLNSNSDIEEDEAEQSNEEQAKVETKDGQEEEEEEEEEEEEEEEEEEEEEEEEEEGEEEEEKEEGEEEEKEQQAQDEEQVKDDTKDVSKEKKQEEDKGNDKQVKGDLLTEGSFPSAESTTPVAASYVTEEDDTRSSVASFTDRIKKAANLSTENIANPFMKSTAVENKDSSPFSGFTNSLSKDTGKAPAFSFANLKKDGSEITSPLSNVNSISNESVMREPEPELKQKTGDEPDPEVATPSTNLASSEQKKEALSKDQEIVPSSTVSPESGSVSSSPVVVDYPPVKMSKSSGTTTKEYVSQHVQASVPVGSASTQSLTKESADFTLQAFENDEQYIAERYLPEMPSAFYSTAELKEFSTISSDEVVQAVEKTNAQVLANIQVLRSNIDNIGKFIGDHSQNLFKRTEKTVPIVSSWRLGEAATLLDILTSKAKQSYELKQSYQRLADSSSAVTNFDMLITTLKRQYDILELSNRTSNHSNRKLSWSQHHISTMVKRKLEEVSSKLDEIRESIQVLKLYNLTNTKEALHAVQQLSLNGGIGRENLLTEIQSLREEISVLKLSAEKPNQLEPENLLINTASTSLPLLETTLELYTRAQLGDFFSSKLST is encoded by the coding sequence ATGACGTCCTCTGTGGTTGATGCGTTGAATGTTGAAACTACTGAGAGCTTGGGATTCAAGTTTTTATTCTCTAAACAAATTGTTCCAGGCTTCAATGAGGATTTGCCATTCTCAAAACTGGCTAATGCTTCCATACATCCgttgaaaaaattactAGCTGTTGCTTCTTCCAAGACTGTGTCTGTATATGATCTGCAATCTGTCCGTGATGAGTCCTTCATCACTCTAAATACGAAAGAGTTCACGGCGAAAGTAGTGGGCGTTTTTTTTGTGGCAGAGAGTTTGGCTACGGTCCTAGAAGATGGTTCAGTATGGGTTACCGAATTGGACCAATTCGCCTGGGAACAATACTGGGACGGTAATGGTGTCAATGAAGTCATTTGTTCTGTAATTTTCCAAGGGAATGTACTTCTTGCGAGTAACGCTAATGTCGTGTTTAAAATATCCTTATCGCAAAAGCATTCTTCCGAACAGTTACATTCAATCACAGGTTGCATCGCAATTGACACTTTGAAACATCAACTTTATGTTTTACACAAAAATGGTTCTATAGCTGTACTGGATGAACAGTTTAACGTCACATCCTCTATTGAAAAGCCATCTCTCGATGAACCTAACGAACCGTTGTCCATAAACGCTTTGTCAGAAAGCAGTTTACTCGTATCGTACGGCGAACCGGTCGATGCCTCGGAAGAAGATATCATGTACGATTTAACCGTATATTTTGTCAATGTCAATACTAAATCTTTTACTCCTTCCATGGATATCGCGCCTCCCTATTCAACAGTCAAAAGAAATCCTTCATACTACTCTCAAACATTGTATCAACTCGCTCAGCAGCTACCACATCTATTCGTTATAGGATCATCGTGTGCATCAGAGCTATCGATTGCCACACCGAACGTGATGTATAAACCGGACCAAGATGCTGCTTGTGCAATTCTTCCAATCAACCCTGAAACAGATAATGATACACAACCCATTGGGATGGCCCTAGATGTATTTTCCAGTGGTACTGTGTATGAGCCTTGTTCCGGAGTAGAGGCTGCTGACAATCTACCGATATTATATGTCCTCACCAATCTTGGGGAACTATTTTGTTGGGCTTTATTCCATCACTCTGCTTTACAAAACTCGAGTTTCACGCTAGAACCAACCAAAACTCAGTATGTACAGTCTTTCGAAATCTTATCTCATAAAATAGAAAgtggttcttcttcaatggaaaaggaaaaagtTACTTTAATTTCTCCCCAAGACACTAAGAACACAATAACTGAAGTAAGAAAGGTTCCTGAACAATCGTCATTTTTTGAAACTACAAATTCCTTCGCTAAAGGTTTTTCGTTCACTCCGAAGAACATGACGGATAGTACAAATGCTGAGTCTGAGGGCTCTCAAAATCCTTTGCTGTCATCTGGTTCATCTCCTGCATTTGGAAAACCTGCCTTTGGCCAAGCAACATTTGGCCAAGTAACATCTAGCCAAGCAACACCTGGCCAATCAGCATTCGGTCAACCAGCATTCGGTCTACCAACTTTCGGCAAACCTGTATCTAGTCAACCAACGTCTGGACAATCAGCATTCGGTCAACCAGCATTCGGGGAGCCAGCGTTTGGGAAACCGGCATCTAGTCAACCAACATCTGGACAATCAGCAGTCGGTCAACCAGCATTCGGTCAACCAGCATTCGGGGAGCCAGCGTTTGGGAAACCGGCATCTAGTCAACCAACATCTGGACAATCAGCATTCGGCCAAGCAGCATTCGGTCCACCAACTTTCGGTAAACCTGCATCTAGTCAACCAACGTCTGGACAACCAGCATTCGGACAACCAGCATTCGGCCAACCTGTATCTGACCAATCGGCGCCCAGTAAACCAGCGTTTGGCAAACCAACATTTGGAAGTACATCATTTGGTACCCAATCTCAAACTAATACCACTTCACCCTTGTCCGAAGAGGCAGAGACGTCATCTGTCTTTGGAACGCCAAGTTTTGGCTCCACATCTTTCGGAATACAAGGAGCTAATGTTACCTCTCCATTCGGAACCAACacaaaaatttcatcagaGTCGTCTTTTGGAAAATCGCTCTTTGGAACTTCTCAGTTTGGCAGCGACAGCGCTGTTACCAACCCTGCACCGAATTCATTCGCTACATCTGCGAAATTGTCTTCACCATTTTCTGCCTTTGCTACAGACCAAAAGACCATAAATCCATTCGAAACTCAGACTTCTGATCCATTCGGCCACTTGAATTCTAAAAAAGAAGACACTAAGTCGTTCAACTTTACTGGTTTCGGTGAATCTATATCAGAAGCTAACCACAGTTTGCCATCCGTCACTcaagattctttgaattcgaAAGAAGTCAGCGATTCGACGATCGAAAACGATCAATCTGAAGTGCCTAGTCCAGCTAATGATTCGAGCATTTCAGAAGATCAAGACGATATCGAATCTAACATTGTATCCTCTACCGATGAAAGTGATTCCTTATACGGAGAGGACAGGGAAATATATGATAATGATAGATCTGATATACACATCGAAGCCTCTTCaaaaccttcttcaactgtTTTGAACTCAAACAGTGACAtagaagaggatgaagCTGAGCAAAGCAACGAAGAACAAGCAAAAGTGGAGACCAAAGATGggcaagaagaagaagaagaagaagaagaagaagaagaagaagaagaagaagaagaagaagaagaagaagaagaagaagaagaaggagaagaagaagaagaaaaggagGAGGGAGAGGAAGAGGAGAAGGAGCAGCAAGCGcaagatgaagaacaagtGAAAGATGATACTAAAGATGTATCAAAGGAGAAAAagcaagaagaagacaaagGAAATGATAAGCAGGTCAAAGGTGATCTGCTCACTGAAGGATCTTTCCCATCGGCGGAGAGCACAACCCCTGTTGCTGCGTCTTACGTTACTGAGGAAGATGACACCAGATCGTCTGTTGCTTCTTTTACCGATAGGATAAAGAAAGCGGCTAACCTCTCAACGGAGAATATTGCCAATCCATTCATGAAATCCACAGCagttgaaaacaaagattCCTCACCTTTTTCGGGCTTCACAAATTCCTTATCCAAAGATACAGGAAAGGCTCCCGCATTTTCCTTTGCCAATCTCAAGAAGGATGGTTCTGAAATTACCTCACCACTGTCTAATGTCAATTCTATTAGCAACGAAAGTGTTATGAGAGAGCCAGAACCAGAATTAAAACAGAAAACTGGTGATGAGCCGGACCCCGAAGTGGCAACTCCCTCTACTAACCTCGCAAGTTCAGAACAGAAAAAGGAAGCACTTTCAAAGGATCAAGAAATTGTACCATCTTCAACTGTCAGTCCAGAATCTGGTAGCgtctcttcttcaccagTTGTGGTAGATTATCCTCCAGTCAAAATGAGTAAATCATCCGGTACTACTACAAAAGAATATGTTTCACAGCATGTGCAAGCGAGTGTACCTGTAGGAAGCGCTTCCACTCAAAGTCTTACTAAAGAAAGTGCAGACTTTACTTTACAAGcctttgaaaatgatgagCAATATATAGCTGAAAGGTATCTTCCTGAAATGCCTAGTGCTTTCTATTCCACTGCTGAACTTAAAGAATTCAGTACAATATCTTCCGATGAAGTTGTACAGGCCGTTGAAAAAACAAATGCTCAAGTTTTAGCAAACATTCAAGTGTTACGCTCAAATATCGACAACATTGGGAAGTTTATAGGTGACCATTCCCAAAATTTATTCAAACGTACTGAGAAAACTGTCCCAATTGTCTCCTCCTGGAGACTTGGTGAGGCGGCCACTCTTTTGGATATCCTTACTTCCAAGGCTAAACAAAGCTACGAATTGAAACAGTCTTACCAAAGGTTAGCAGATAGTTCTTCTGCGGTAACTAATTTCGACATGCTAATCACGACACTAAAACGCCAATATGACATTCTTGAACTCTCCAACAGGACATCTAATCATTCCAACAGGAAACTTTCTTGGAGTCAGCATCATATCTCAACTATGGTAAAGAGGaaacttgaagaagtcTCCTCGAAACTGGATGAAATTAGAGAATCCATTCAAGTACTAAAGCTTTACAATCTTACAAATACCAAGGAAGCACTGCATGCTGTGCAGCAATTGTCATTAAACGGAGGCATTGGCAGAGAAAACTTGTTAACAGAGATTCAGTCGttaagagaagaaatttctGTGTTAAAATTGTCGGCAGAAAAACCAAACCAACTAGAACCTGAGAATCTATTAATTAACACAGCTTCTACATCGTTGCCCCTTCTCGAAACTACTTTGGAGTTATATACAAGGGCTCAATTAGGAGATTTTTTCTCATCTAAACTGTCTACGTAA
- the POR1 gene encoding porin POR1 (similar to uniprot|P04840 Saccharomyces cerevisiae YNL055C POR1 Mitochondrial porin (voltage-dependent anion channel) outer membrane protein required for the maintenance of mitochondrial osmotic stability and mitochondrial membrane permeability) has translation MAPPFFSDISKDINGLLNKEFFHATPASVDVKTTAPNGVAFTVKGKTSPKDGSIAANVEVKASDKSTGLTFTQGWNNANTLDTKIELAELTPGLKTELITSGVPGVSKAAKLNVNFVQPLFAARGFFDLLKGPSFVGDLTLAHEGFVGGAEVGYDISAGAVSRYALALGYNASGAYSVGLSVNNAQLITASFFQKVSPILQVGAKAALNPQAGSNVNIEFASKYALDAVSQVKAKVADSGIVALSYQQILRPGVTLGIGASFDALKLAEPVHKLGWSLSFAA, from the coding sequence ATGGCTCCTCCATTcttttctgatatttcCAAGGACATCAATGGGTTGTTGAACAAGGAATTCTTCCACGCTACCCCAGCTTCTGTTGACGTTAAGACCACTGCTCCAAACGGTGTTGCTTTCACTGTTAAGGGTAAAACTTCTCCAAAAGATGGCTCAATTGCTGCTAACGTTGAAGTTAAGGCCTCTGACAAGTCTACTGGTTTGACTTTCACCCAAGGTTGGAACAACGCCAACACTTTGGACACCAAGATCGAATTGGCTGAATTGACTCCAGGCTTGAAGACTGAATTGATCACTTCTGGTGTTCCAGGTGTCTCTAAGGCTGCTAAGTTGAACGTTAACTTTGTTCAACCTTTGTTTGCTGCTAGAGGTTTCTTCGATTTGTTGAAGGGTCCATCCTTCGTCGGTGACTTGACCTTGGCTCACGAAGGTTTCGTTGGTGGTGCTGAAGTTGGTTATGACATCTCTGCTGGTGCCGTCTCCCGTTACGCTTTGGCTTTGGGTTACAACGCTTCTGGTGCTTATTCCGTTGGTTTGTCCGTCAACAACGCTCAATTGATCACCGCTTCCTTCTTCCAAAAGGTTTCCCCAATCTTGCAAGTCGGTGCTAAGGCTGCTTTGAACCCTCAAGCTGGCTCTAATGTCAACATTGAATTCGCTTCCAAGTACGCTTTGGACGCCGTTTCTCAAGTTAAGGCTAAGGTTGCTGACTCCGGTATCGTCGCCTTGTCCTACCAACAAATATTGAGACCAGGTGTCACTCTAGGTATTGGTGCTTCTTTCGACGCTTTGAAGTTGGCTGAACCAGTCCACAAGTTGGGTTGGTCTCTATCGTTCGCTGCTTAA
- the VAC7 gene encoding Vac7p (weakly similar to uniprot|P53950 Saccharomyces cerevisiae YNL054W VAC7 Integral vacuolar membrane protein may function to regulate Fab1p kinase activity): MVAGLGSEDDGNKMIVETELVQTEKQNILPVSQQPSQQFDKNGIGTDTENSTLTQKKLLNNTKRDTMPGSPTRKEGHDRIDTHDLHDLHDDMSATLKPHQSQNRIASLQLQDSTHQSITSHQEKEGTPLSHQHTNPLSTHALSSTGLRNKKSSLLIDCAVDGARDFSLPPLTNSDQMLDLSLVSKNSSHDLPSFTTAMSKQKTKPQLSKLSSYQEESSDGRIDSDSQLTTSQDSKTKEWERRQGIRTSNSPPPQQLASQISLGAGDMNGGSSAVLPSSGVSLPLQQQQHQRSQTQGLNNPTVQVQSASANLTPNGQISLPTVTDSESVRKLNKESSSKADFFAARLATAVGENEISDSEETFVYQSTANSVKNASINDVSATPNNTINSIQNNNNNSKSYGIPAKLSAPQLKQNDKLLNRLKNTRHTSIAAIPNSQGPPSSNSEQDDVASLRSINRNTMQEMQSIKSHRTQMSASPKKRLSITSLQKVQNRQQKQQPQSVITNGATKSSTSTTPTKSTFAFGQPKSGKTTSSIPKNSKQHFPQPMLPLAQNKVMHQNHRRTSSKPGDSKKSALRTRSSKVFDPNGSSLRRYSGVPDDVNLEDFVDQYDGEFDIKMHRPSRTTEKKSNNQQHQSNAASQRGTYSSDNHIQYEPNDNHSGYGDDEIDLDNNDIQSNSDISDIHGLTYHNQTNYDEHSYADEDGDDIESMFYYNGGSIVPNNARVGRRFSELDDGTEDVESQGFFYGDPNNAERSNEGKGLGSSQLPYFNQASEYTPLKNKRVSRKRSDFYGDFSPHNFYTKKGSWSKFKNFVYFSFIVASLLTLGFISGFLLATNKELHDFQLLAMDNVLVSLDELVFDITATAFNPSLFTIGIKDVELDIFAKTKHVDVSSNEDKLYSTPYQTILLGTVYNLESELQFRGRLINRNYDVSVASVKLLNPGAPKNNGDDEDGDNDDDDDDNGNKKKMGHDNQDEKGNHKLENDIDRWKELIKYEFELIVRGNMYYSIPFFNNQKVLPVQQQISVDPDNSPFRKKHGNNHAQ, translated from the coding sequence ATGGTTGCAGGTTTGGGGTCAGAAGATGACGGTAATAAGATGATAGTGGAAACGGAACTGGTTCAAACGGAGAAACAGAACATACTTCCAGTATCACAACAACCTTCACAACAATTTGATAAGAATGGCATCGGCACAGATACTGAGAATTCGACGTTAACGCAAAAGAAACTACTTAATAATACGAAAAGGGATACCATGCCTGGCTCTCCAACGAGAAAGGAAGGTCACGATAGAATAGATACACACGATCTTCACGATCTCCATGATGATATGAGCGCAACTCTGAAACCACATCAAAGTCAGAATAGAATAGCATCACTACAGCTGCAAGATTCAACACATCAAAGTATCACTAGCCATCAGGAAAAAGAGGGAACGCCGTTATCGCACCAACACACCAATCCATTATCCACTCATGCGTTGTCATCGACAGGGTTAAGGAATAAGAAAAGCAGTTTACTCATCGACTGTGCTGTGGACGGGGCCAGGGACTTTTCGTTACCACCTCTTACGAATTCTGATCAGATGTTGGACCTATCTCTTGTGTCAAAAAACTCATCTCATGATCTGCCCTCGTTTACTACAGCAATGTCAAAGCAGAAAACTAAGCCCCAATTGAGTAAACTTTCATCGTATCAAGAGGAGTCATCTGATGGTAGGATTGATTCGGATTCGCAGTTGACCACTTCACAGGACTCGAAAACTAAGGAATGGGAGCGGAGACAAGGAATACGGACATCAAACTCTCCGCCGCCTCAACAGCTGGCATCTCAGATTTCTTTGGGAGCAGGTGATATGAACGGCGGAAGTAGCGCAGTACTGCCATCATCAGGCGTGTCTCTTCCTTtacagcaacagcaacacCAGCGATCACAAACACAAGGCTTGAATAATCCCACTGTTCAGGTCCAGTCAGCATCAGCAAATTTGACTCCGAATGGGCAAATATCGCTGCCAACGGTCACAGATTCGGAATCTGTGCGAAAACTCAATAAGgaatcttcatcaaagGCCGATTTTTTTGCTGCCCGGTTGGCAACGGCTGTCGgcgaaaatgaaatatctgACTCGGAAGAAACCTTTGTTTATCAATCGACGGCAAATTCAGTCAAAAACGCTTCGATAAACGACGTATCCGCAACACCGAATAATACTATCAACTCCATacaaaataataacaacaatTCTAAGTCCTATGGTATCCCTGCAAAGTTAAGCGCTCctcaattgaaacagaacGATAAACTACTAAACAGATTGAAGAACACAAGACACACAAGTATAGCAGCAATCCCTAATTCTCAAGGACCTCCGTCAAGCAATTCTGAACAGGATGATGTAGCGTCTTTGAGATCAATCAATAGAAACACTATGCAAGAAATGCAATCTATCAAGTCGCATCGAACTCAAATGTCTGCCTCTCCTAAGAAACGTCTCAGTATCACTTCACTTCAAAAGGTACAAAACAGGCAGCAAAAACAGCAACCTCAGTCTGTTATCACAAATGGAGCTACAAAATCATCTACTTCAACGACTCCTACAAAATCTACCTTTGCCTTTGGGCAGCCAAAAAGCGGAAAAACCACATCAAGTATACCAAAAAATTCCAAACAACACTTCCCGCAACCTATGCTTCCTCTGGCTCAGAATAAAGTAATGCATCAAAATCACAGaagaacttcttcaaaaccaGGCGATTCCAAAAAATCTGCTTTGAGGACAAGAAGTTCTAAAGTCTTTGATCCTAATGGTTCCTCACTACGTCGTTATTCCGGAGTTCCTGATGATGTTAATTTAGAAGACTTTGTAGATCAATATGATGGtgaatttgatattaaAATGCATAGACCATCCAGGACAACGGAAAAGAAATCGAACAACCAACAGCACCAATCCAATGCTGCTTCTCAACGTGGAACGTACTCCTCCGACAACCATATTCAATATGAACCAAATGATAACCATAGTGGATATGGAGATGATGAAATCGATTTGGATAATAACGATATCCAATCCAATTCGGATATCAGTGATATTCACGGACTGACATATCACAATCAAACCAATTATGATGAACATTCGTACGCGGACGAAGATGGTGATGATATTGAGTCGATGTTTTACTATAACGGAGGTAGCATAGTTCCTAACAATGCTAGAGTTGGAAGGAGGTTCTCAGAACTCGACGATGGAACGGAAGATGTAGAATCACAAGGATTTTTCTACGGAGATCCGAATAATGCAGAGAGATCAAATGAAGGAAAGGGACTTGGTTCGTCCCAATTACCTTATTTCAATCAAGCCAGTGAGTATACTcctttgaagaataaaaGAGTGAGCAGGAAAAGATCTGATTTCTACGGTGATTTTTCTCCCCACAACTTTTACACCAAGAAGGGTTCATGGTCTAAGTTTAAAAATTTCGTTTACTTCTCTTTCATCGTGGCCTCCCTATTGACTCTTGGATTCATTTCTGGATTCCTACTGGCAACCAACAAAGAATTACACGATTTCCAATTGTTGGCCATGGATAACGTTCTAGTTTCGTTGGATGAATTAGTATTCGATATCACAGCGACTGCGTTTAATCCAAGTCTCTTCACTATTGGTATAAAAGACGTGGAACTAGATATATTTGCTAAGACTAAGCACGTTGACGTTAGTTCAAATGAAGACAAGTTATATTCAACTCCATACCAAACCATACTACTCGGGACAGTATACAATCTCGAAAGTGAACTACAATTTAGAGGAAGATTGATCAACAGAAATTATGATGTTTCTGTTGCCAGTGTTAAATTGCTCAATCCTGGTGCACCTAAAAAtaatggtgatgatgaagacggggataatgacgatgacgacGATGATAATGgtaacaaaaagaaaatgggCCACGATAACCAAGATGAAAAGGGCAATCACAAACTAGAGAATGATATTGACCgttggaaagaattgatcaaatatGAATTCGAATTGATCGTCAGAGGAAACATGTATTACAGTATCCCATTCTTTAACAACCAGAAAGTACTCCCAGTACAACAGCAAATTTCTGTAGATCCAGACAACTCACCTTTCAGAAAAAAGCATGGAAATAACCATGCGCAATAG